In a single window of the Oscarella lobularis chromosome 2, ooOscLobu1.1, whole genome shotgun sequence genome:
- the LOC136183824 gene encoding protein mono-ADP-ribosyltransferase PARP4-like isoform X4 — MSVFAKRQIALELSSFLPWKKKQEIRKKITSNGGTISYVVTKQTDFLVLGDPGTRSDVSYKARTATKYGIPVVSLDFIDECIGAKKIVDSDQFVVVGTTKSQQFGTGKIVVGDHHHNRQKVRISKNRPTFVGVNLNKIKTWSPGEEGPHHYDEEKAEVVKHSLLSFIDSRAKVTHFFSIEFHVTSEDSESPYRIFTQSGNVANEFESVAECRYFSNATEAEHVYTLLYQQHLKPPHNMKKTEFLSRNIGSKQLKKLNAELRVGALKDDSTLNPTICDLVNYIWESANGQLSSLLRVPVESIQPENVRKAQSILLAVRRALDDTNTCPNDLRKLTRDFYDVIPHADTSDVIDTKLKLARKRDLCQLIDDVVSVGESTDWAVRTSAAAKLRALRCDIQHLNDDDDEYEQVKKLVIDMDKRGVGIDVCNVFSLHRPAEDCSFSREIGNERLLFHASQVENYVGILSRGLLMPKIVVDDYGGKRTDPGMLGSGIYFADASSTSATYSNPGNGRRGTRLMLIGEVALGKVYDTDSKCLDMTSPPDRFNSVHAIQNTDETPSQFQNDEYAIYSTNQQRLRYLVEFTLPGDVTHTEDSSHESENDSESETNPISSTPIEIDLSDVKNIIDPLSKVEAGLIGSGKASIPLESVHVRATLLDLAARVIVLQSYRNKNAEPIEAKFVFPLDDMAAVCGFEAFINGKHIVGEVKEKEQAHKEYKEAISKGHGAYLMDEETPDVFTVSVGNLPPDASVLIKITYVAELAVEGESVAFSLPGSVAPWKKKDALSEITQSDVKTVKVEKEHTGDLSVQVAVEMPFDIRNVQSPTHKIKVKQTATKSMIELCPGQTLDGGFQVFISLAEIHVPRMWIEEQPETEHRACMLTFYPDFEADLDPFYDVIFVLDASNSMKGSAINDARKLVLLALHHLPDKCYFNIISFGSTFDELFPSCQPKNKETLASALDFIKTCQPSLGNTDFWRPYRSLYVTAPPRDSQSTPRNVFLFSDGHVNEEESTLIALKKGAQRCRLFAFGVGSSPNRHYLRSMAQVGGGHAEFFDGKAKSKWERKVKRQLSKAGQPVLTSVSVAWQQFNADAPKPIQAPAEIVSLFSGSRQVVYGFVENCTMATLKAEIGGKEVSTMVSTSELSMTTGKILHQLTARALIRDWEEGSLSADRMEHEIVKSTRKSYIINLSKEYSIVTQFTSFVAVEHRDENERFQKPSGPSIEELVSREDIDILPYMGWDEDEKTDASQLSPEDLVRSELEEGKKSEDFFVLQAERSYEKAVDVAKESLDPHHPLRLQACLALANFLNGIKLDKKAALSLSKQAFDDAISQLDSLSDASYKDSTLLMEQLKDFLWKLSPSEVLGCLVVRGDRPDVSAVASFDIKKRRLSAGQLVARSAQPPPPPPPPLPPPSSLPPSEDLIDDLFDMDYQSLVIDTGISSVKAGFAGDDAPRAEFPALVGRPRHQGVMVGMGQKDSYVGEEAVSKRGILTMRSPFELPRRVQKDTAAVAEKPKAKKKKNVSERRSHMLPVSDLMEETVSKESATDEIYDDVGASDDNFASYALKKEAVANETTVQYQQQQPLQGQKGALERSTNFAKKLKKAREIRLKKLLMEETEEIARAVAEFSLDESLDDFLALENKADLPVRSSKGARMAYEGRVDQQPKIQMFQEQIAATEGILQQSIAMTSNVRFSNQKEELSRRASFQSSDDDDDNLYSAASPSYSPTSPVYAAVTPQLFAGKSLLKAKPRPKQAALPRKMKMMSRLSADSSVFPAPGAPPPPPAPSIASVAMRAAAAPRPPTSGRSTGAGPPPPPPPMLSMPQRRLAGGPPPPPSMLRRSTVDRSLDGLPPALEPSKEKAKEIDDGWIPARKMTSARRGVVAKESERRESDRDFDSRGGGRGDLLSQIKKGSSAKRAQTAPEEEIKRRYRFVSKLADKRDEDRQPTLFGGGGGGSRGGLLSQIKQGAKLKKSVEEKAQEASPKRQSAVEHLKASLSARRSAVETEKSTNQGWLGFVSLDDGEKEEEESSDWSGWSGSDAENEQENEAGEFEDEEKPKVLVTADSIPKIFSFQNQLGYWELNDSVCSLLGINCHSLLEQIHSAGIKSLGSTLYEDSLRLFATALVLVYLNLHFQSQFPMQSNIHFDVSKVDVKWRHRVQKAVDWFHETDRAIPSLCRRLELGSNYEAFARQILA, encoded by the exons ATGAGCGTCTTTGCCAAGCGCCAAATCGCGCTCGAACTCAGCAGCTTTCTCCCgtggaagaaaaagcagGAAATACGCAAGAAGATCACGTCGAACGGCGGCACGATATCGTACGTCGTGACGAAACAGACGGATTTTCTCGTTCTTGGCGATCCGGGAACGCGAAGCGACGTTTCGTACAAAGCGCGAACAGCTACAAAGTACGGAATACCCGTCGTATCGCTCGAtttcatcgacgaatgcattggagcgaagaaaatcgtcgattcggatcaattcgtcgtcgttggaacGACAAAATCGCAGCAATTCGGAACGGGAAAAATCGTCg ttGGAGATCATCATCATAATCGTCAAAAAGTTCGAatttcgaaaaatcgacCGACTTTTGTTGGCGTGAATTTGAACAAaatcaa aaCTTGGTCTCCTGGAGAAGAAGGACCTCATCATTAcgatgaagaaaaggcgGAAGTAGTCAAACATTCCTTACTAAGT TTTATTGATTCTAGAGCTAAAGTGACTCATTTCTTCTCCATTGAATTCCACGTGACCTCGGAGGATTCAGAGAGTCCCTATAGAATTTTCACTCAATCGGGAAATGTTGCAAACGAATTTGAAAGTGTTGCAGAATGTCGCTACTTTTCCAATGCAACGGAAGCGGAACACGTGTACACTCTCCTCTATCAACAACACCTAAAACCGCCACATAACATGAAAAAAACTGAATTCTTATCAAGAAACATCGGATCAAAACAACtgaaaaaa TTGAATGCCGAATTGAGAGTCGGCGCACTGAAAGACGACTCCACATTGAATCCAACTATCTGCGATCTCGTCAATTATATTTGGGAATCAGCCAATGGGCaactctcttctctcctccGTGTCCCAGTCGAATCCATTCAACCGGAAAACGTTCGCAAAGCCCAATCCATTCTCTTAGCCGTACGACGCGCGCTAGACGATACAAACACGTGCCCAAACGATCTACGCAAACTCACGCGAGAtttctatgacgtcatacctCACGCAGACACATCGGACGTTATTGATACCAAATTGAAATTAGCTAGGAAACGCGATTTGTGTCAGCtgatcgatgacgtcgtttccgttgGAGAATCCACGGATTGGGCCGTGAGAACGAGCGCAGCTGCAAAATTGAGAGCACTTCGTTGCGACATACAACACTtgaatgatgatgacgatgaatATGAACAAGTCAAAAAACTCGTCATTGACATGGATAAAag gggTGTTGGTATTGATGTTTGTaatgtcttttctttgcatCGACCCGCTGAAGACTGTTCGTTTTCAAGAGAAATTGGCAACgaacgtcttctctttcacGCGTCCCAAGTCGAAAACTACGTCGGAATATTATCTAG AGGATTGCTTATGCCGAAAATAGTTGTTGATGATTACGGAGGAAAAAGAACGGATCCGGGAATGCTGGGCTCTGGAATTTATTTCGCAGATGcttcaag TACAAGCGCCACTTATTCGAATCCCGGAAATGGACGTCGTGGCACTCGACTAATGCTCATTGGAGAAGTAGCATTGGGAAAAGTTTAC gATACGGACTCCAAGTGTCtcgatatgacgtcacctccGGATCGATTTAACAGCGTTCACGCCATTCAAAACACAGACGAAACCCCGTCGCAAtttcaaaacgacgaataCGCAATTTACAGCACAAATCAACAAAGACTAAG ATATCTCGTGGAATTCACTCTTcccggtgacgtcactcacACAGAAGACTCCTCCCACGAATCCGAAAACGATTCCGAATCAGAAACAAATCCCATCTCATCCACTCcaatcgaaatcgatttatccgacgtcaaaaatatTATTGATCCTTTGAGCAAAGTGGAAGCGGGTCTCATTGGTTCAGGAAAGGCGTCAATTCCACTGGAATCGGTCCACGTGCGTGCCACGCTTCTCGATCTCGCCGCACGCGTCATCGTTCTTCAGTCGTATCGCAACAAAAACGCGGAACCCATCGAAgcgaaattcgtctttcCGCTCGACGACATGGCGGCCGTTTGCGGCTTCGAAGCCTTTATCAACGGAAAACACATCGTTGGGGaagtgaaggagaaggaacAAGCGCACAAGGAGTATAAGGAAGCGATAAGTAAAGGACACGGCGCCTATTTGATGGACGAAGAAACTCCC GATGTTTTTACTGTGAGTGTTGGGAATCTTCCCCCGGATGCGAGCGTCCTGATTAAGATTACGTATGTGGCTGAATTGGCTGTGGAAGGGGAAAGtgtcgcgttttcgttgcCAGGGAGCGTTGCTCcatggaaaaagaaagacgctCTTAGCGAAATCACGCAA agtgacgtcaaaacggtGAAAGTTGAGAAGGAACATACTGG AGATTTGTCTGTTCAAGTTGCCGTCGAAATGCCTTTTGATATTCGAAACGTTCAATCTCCAACTCACaaaatcaaagtcaaa CAAACGGCTACAAAATCCATGATAGAGTTGTGTCCAGGTCAAACATTGGACGGCGGATTTCAAGTCTTTATTTCCCTAGCTGAAATTCACGTACCCCGTATGTGGATAGAAGAGCAACCGGAAACGGAGCACAGA GCTTGCATGCTCACTTTCTATCCGGACTTCGAAGCCGATTTAGATCcgttttatgacgtcattttcgtccTAGACGCTTCGAACTCGATGAAG GGTTCAGCTATAAATGACGCTCGCAAACTCGTACTTCTCGCTCTTCATCATCTCCCGGATAAATGCTATTTTAATATCATTTCATTTGGCTCAA cttTTGATGAACTATTTCCGTCGTGTCAAccgaaaaataaagaaactCTCGCTTCGGCTCTCGACTTCATAAAA acTTGTCAACCTTCGCTTGGAAATACGGATTTTTGGCGTCCTTATCGTTCTCTCTACGTCACGGCGCCCCCCCGCGACAGCCAATCAACGCCAAGAAacgttttcctcttttctGACGGTCACGTGAACGAAGAGGAATCCACGTTGATTGCCTTGAAAAAAGGAGCGCAGCGCTGTCGACTCTTCGCCTTCGGAGTTGG GAGTTCGCCGAATCGACATTATCTTCGTTCTATGGCTCAAGTGGGAGGCGGTCACGCCGAGTTCTTCGACGGCAAAGCGAAAAGCAAGTGGGAAAGAAAG GTAAAACGTCAACTCTCCAAAGCCGGGCAACCCGTCTTGACGTCAGTCAGTGTCGCGTGGCAACAATTCAACGCCGACGCTCCCAAACCCATTCAG GCTCCGGCGGAAATTGTGTCGCTCTTTAGCGGCTCTCGACAAGTCGTCTATGGGTTTGTGGAAAATTGCACTATG GCAACTTTGAAAGCCGAAataggaggaaaagaagtctCCACGATGGTTTCGACATCAGAACTCAGCATGACTACAGGAAAA attCTTCATCAGCTGACTGCTCGCGCTCTGATTCGTGATTGGGAAGAGGGAAGCCTTTCGGCAGACAGAATGGAACACGaa ATTGTCAAAAGCACCCGGAAGTCGTACATCATCAACTTGAGCAAAGAATATTCGATAGTGACGCAATTTACGAGTTTCGTAGCCGTGGAACATCGAGACGAA AATGAACGCTTTCAGAAACCAAGCGGTCCTTCCATAGAAGAACTCGTCTCGCGAGAAGACATCGATATATTGCCATATATGGGATGGGATGAGGACGAAAAAACGGACGCTTCTCAACTT TCTCCTGAGGATTTGGTTCGCTCTGAACTCGAAGAGGGAAAGAAATCGGAAGACTTCTTCGTTCTCCAAGCGGAACGATCCTACGAAAAAGCCGTAGACGTAGCGAAAGAATCGCTCGACCCTCACCACCCTCTTCGCCTTCAA GCCTGTCTTGCCTTGGCGAATTTTCTCAACGGAATCAAATTAGATAAAAAGGCGGCATTGTCTCTATCCAAGCAAGCCTTTGACG ACGCAATATCCCAGCTGGATTCCCTAAGCGATGCAAGCTACAAGGACAGTACGCTATTGATGGAACAACTCAAGGATTTCTTGTGGAAGCTATCCCCATCTGAAG TTCTTGGATGTTTAGTTGTTAGAGGTGACAGGCCTGACGTGTCGGCAGTCGCTTCTTTTGATATTAAAAAGCGTCGTCTATCTGCTGGACAACTCGTGGCTCGATCTGCTCAaccccctcctcctcctcctccccctctcCCTCCCCCTTCCTCTCTACCTCCCTCTGAGGATCTAATAGACGATCTTTTTGACATGGACTATCAAAGTCTTGTCATCGATACGGGAATATCTTCAGTGAAA gCTGGTTTTGCCGGCGATGACGCGCCAAGAGCCGAGTTCCCGGCCCTCGTTGGTCGACCACGACATCAG GGCGTTATGGTTGGAATGGGACAGAAGGACAGCTACGTCGGGGAAGAGGCTGTTTCGAAACGGGGAATACTGACGATGAGGAGTCCGTTTGAGTTGCCACGTCGAGTCCAGAAGGACACCGCGGCGGTGGCGGAAAAACCTAAagctaaaaagaagaagaacgtttCCGAAAGACGTTCGCACA tgCTTCCTGTTTCTGATTTAATGGAGGAAACCGTCTCTAAAGAATCAGCGACAG ACGAGATTTATGATGATGTGGGCGCTAGCGACGATAATTTCGCTTCTTATGCATTGAAAAAGGAGG CGGTGGCAAATGAAACTACGGTTCAAtatcagcagcagcagcctcTTCAAGGTCAGAAGGGAGCGTTGGAGCGTAGTACTAATTTTGCtaaaaaactcaaaaaagCTCGAGAAATACGTTTAAAAA AGCTTCTAAtggaagaaacagaagaaataGCAAGAGCAGTCGCAG AATTCTCTTTGGATGAATCGCTGGACGATTTCTTGGCGTTGGAAAACAAAG CTGATCTTCCTGTGAGGTCATCAAAGGGTGCAAGAATGGCATATGAAGGACGTGTGGATCAACAGCCGAAAATTCAAATGTTTCAAGAACAAATAGCTGCAACTG AAGGAATTCTGCAACAGTCAATAGCTATGACATCAAATGttcgtttttcaaatcaGAAGGAAGAATTGTCTAGAAGAGCAA GTTTTCAAAGcagcgatgacgatgacgacaatcTTTATTCCG CAGCGAGTCCATCCTACTCTCCAACAAGTCCAGTTTATGCTGCCGTAACCCCTCAACTCTTCGCTGGTAAATCGTTGCTAAAAG cTAAGCCGCGCCCGAAACAAGCCGCTTTACCacgaaaaatgaaaatgatgtCACGGCTTTCTGCAG ACTCAAGCGTCTTCCCAGCACCAGGAgctcctccgcctccaccTGCTCCTTCTATTGCTTCAGTAGCGATgcgagcagcagcagcaccgcGGCCTCCAACGTCTGGACGATCCA CAGGGGCAGGTccacctccgccgccgccaccaaTGCTTTCAATGCCTCAAAGACGACTCG CAGGTGGGCCTCCGCCACCTCCATCAATGCTTCGACGATCCA CAGTGGACAGATCTTTGGATGGTCTACCGCCGGCATTAGAGCcttcaaaggagaaagcgaaGGAAATTG ACGATGGGTGGATACCAGCAAGAAAAATGACATCTGCAAGAAGAGGAGTAGTTGCAAAAGAAAGTGAACGACGTGAAAGTGACCGGGATTTTGATTCCAGAG GTGGAGGTAGAGGTGATCTCCTGTCTCAAATCAAGAAGGGTTCATCCGCTAAAAGAGCGCAAACGGCaccagaagaagaaattaaaCGACGTTATCGGTTTGTGTCAAAGCTTGCAGACAAACGCGATGAAGACAGAC AGCCAACGCTATTTGGAGGCGGTGGAGGCGGAAGTAGAGGCGGTCTCCTATCTCAAATCAAACAGGGCGCAAAACTGAAGAAGTCAGTTGAGGAAAAAGCACAAGAGGCATCACCTA AACGTCAGTCGGCAGTCGAACATCTAAAAGCTTCACTTTCCGCACGTCGTTCGGCAGTAGAAACCG AAAAGAGCACGAATCAAGGCTGGTTAGGGTTTGTTTCATTAGATgatggagaaaaagaagaggaagagtcGTCAGATTGGTCAGGTTGGTCTGGAAGTGACGCTGAAAACgaacaagaaaacgaagctggagaatttgaagatgaagaaaaaccTAAAGTGCTCGTGACCGCCGACTCAATACCAAAAATCTTCTCATTCCAAAACCAG CTTGGCTACTGGGAGCTCAATGATTCAGTCTGTTCTCTTCTTGGTATCAATTGTCATTCCCTTCTCGAACAAATCCACTCAGCGGGAATCAAGAGCCTCGGATCCACTCTCTACGAAGATAGCCTTAGATTATTCGCCACTGCTCTAGTACTCGTCTACCTTAACCTCCATTTCCAATCACAGTTTCCCATGCAATCGAATAtccattttgacgtcagcaaagtcgacgtcaagTGGCGTCATCGAGTCCAAAAAGCCGTTGATTGGTTTCACGAGACGGATAGAGCGATTCCTTCGctctgtcgtcgtcttgagcTCGGATCAAATTACGAGGCATTTGCAAGACAAATTTTAGCGTAG